From Trichoderma atroviride chromosome 1, complete sequence, one genomic window encodes:
- a CDS encoding uncharacterized protein (EggNog:ENOG41): MPAYIVTLHDDASDAQVAAAKKKATDAGGKITQEYSLIKGFAVEYPEGTVSTLDQDPSVKAVEEDSVMRTQ; encoded by the exons ATGCCCGCTTACATT GTTACCCTTCACGACGATGCCTCGGATGCGCAGGTTGCCGC agccaagaagaaggccaccGACGCTGGTGGCAAGATCACTCAGGAATACAGCTTGATCAAGGGCTTCGC CGTTGAATACCCCGAAGGCACTGTCTCAACTCTCGACCAGGACCCATCGGTCAAGGCCGTCGAGGAGGACTCTGTGATGCGAACGCAGTAG